From the Desulfovibrio sp. TomC genome, one window contains:
- a CDS encoding restriction endonuclease: MNEGANKGILVTTSDYGPDSYEFAKAKPLTLLNGGHLLLLLSKHGYKARINIKEAK; this comes from the coding sequence TTGAATGAAGGAGCAAATAAAGGGATACTAGTCACTACCTCTGACTATGGCCCAGATTCCTATGAATTTGCCAAGGCAAAACCACTAACCCTTCTCAACGGTGGACATCTTCTTCTCCTCCTGTCTAAACACGGTTACAAAGCTAGAATCAACATCAAAGAAGCAAAATAA
- a CDS encoding HEPN-associated N-terminal domain-containing protein, producing the protein MKQLERGYSGSAKYICCECMEEKSIRLFIERNSINVACSYCGKSVAAPLASVVKLIVESLNMEYDDPVNGVGWSSGDGGWIGVDGKIWDTDDLLYDLDIETPAINDIVSLIHQTEWVDADPYGPLPHEQLELDWEKFAKSIKSYCIKRKCSIDAKCIQDMQKYSKYNHILDSIGFCVEKLGLVTTWPEGSLIYRARQSRHATSYRRVSELGPPQPSEAKYPNRMSPAGESMFYGALDELTCINEIAPNKNCPFIATVATWKTIKDINILDLSALPRVPSIFNSSKRRLRTPIRFLYDFLQDFSKKIIKDGTEQIEYLPTQIVTNYFRNSYCLNRKSKIDGIIYKSSQSNGSSCALFFGQDDCTNEQDLAEGKAVLCLLQSSIKEIPFG; encoded by the coding sequence ATGAAACAACTTGAAAGAGGTTATTCAGGTTCTGCAAAGTATATTTGCTGCGAATGTATGGAAGAAAAGTCTATTCGCTTGTTTATTGAACGAAACTCGATCAATGTGGCGTGCAGTTATTGTGGAAAATCAGTTGCCGCTCCGCTTGCAAGTGTTGTTAAATTAATTGTTGAAAGCTTAAATATGGAATATGATGATCCAGTTAATGGTGTTGGTTGGTCAAGTGGCGACGGTGGGTGGATTGGAGTTGACGGGAAAATATGGGATACAGATGATCTTTTATACGATCTTGATATTGAAACTCCTGCAATTAACGACATTGTATCATTAATTCATCAGACAGAATGGGTTGATGCTGATCCATATGGACCGCTTCCGCATGAACAGCTTGAGCTTGACTGGGAGAAGTTCGCTAAATCAATCAAAAGTTATTGCATAAAAAGAAAATGCTCGATTGATGCAAAATGCATTCAAGATATGCAAAAATATTCTAAGTATAATCATATTCTTGATTCAATTGGATTCTGTGTGGAAAAATTAGGGCTTGTTACGACTTGGCCAGAGGGTAGTTTGATCTATCGCGCACGGCAAAGTAGACATGCCACATCTTATCGTAGAGTTAGTGAGTTAGGTCCCCCACAACCATCGGAGGCTAAGTATCCAAATAGAATGAGCCCTGCGGGGGAGTCAATGTTTTATGGTGCTCTTGATGAATTGACATGTATTAATGAAATTGCGCCGAACAAAAATTGTCCGTTTATTGCGACAGTTGCCACATGGAAAACAATAAAAGATATTAATATTCTTGATTTATCGGCACTTCCCAGAGTTCCGAGCATTTTTAATAGTTCAAAACGTCGTTTGCGAACACCAATTCGGTTTTTGTATGATTTCTTGCAAGATTTTTCAAAAAAAATTATAAAAGATGGAACCGAACAAATAGAATATTTGCCGACACAGATTGTTACCAATTATTTTAGGAATAGTTATTGTCTTAATCGTAAATCAAAAATTGACGGTATAATTTATAAAAGTTCGCAATCCAACGGTAGCTCTTGCGCGTTATTTTTTGGACAAGATGATTGTACCAATGAACAAGACCTTGCGGAAGGAAAAGCCGTTTTATGCCTCTTGCAAAGTTCAATCAAAGAAATACCTTTTGGTTAG